The genomic DNA GGGTTTTGAAGGGTTTCCCGCCCCATCcttcaggtttgggactgagtgTGCGAGTCAAGGCtgagagggagagagagcagGCGGGGTTAGGGGGGTGCAGGTGCTCTCTGTGCTCATTAAATCATGCATTGTAATAGACCATCACTCACTGCCCGCAGGAggagatgcagcagcagcaacagcagaagTGGTGGGAGTGGAATTGACGGAGGAAAGAGCTACATGGGTTGGGCTAGAAACATTTTTTACATCGTGGTGCTGGCTCACGATGGAAGGCTGTCTCCTGAGGGCTCCCTGCAAAGAGGAGGCGCCGGTCTGGAATGTGTAAACTACGTCCATCTGCAAAGAACCAGAGAGTGAGATAGCGACACCcggccagggacagggacagggacagggccaggggacaggggagggcgggcagacacacagacagcaaggaaagaggaggatggagaggcgaggaagaggaggaggaaggaggaaagaGCCCACCCCGCACTCCCCAAAACCCACGTGGGGTTTTGCTGTTGGAGCAGAGAGAGagtccagctctgcccttcccagagcagcagggtcaATCCCCCCTGTGGTGGGAGGCAGTGGCAGAGGAGACACCTGGGGGTATCCAAAAatctgcaggaggagcagagagagacagagagagcggGCAGAGTGCGAGTGGGAAGGGCTCCTGGTGCCTCAGCCCtgtggggcactttggggacactccaagggctccccacagcccctgtggcagcaggagatgtcccagcccctctcccaggcctcagggctgctggggatgcaGCATCTGCTGGTGGGGCCGTGGTTGTCCTGTGGATGTGTCACAAGGCTTGAAGAACAGAGCAGCTTCCTGGGCACTTTGTGGCTGGGTGATGCCAACCCTGTGGCACCTTCTGGGCACCTCCTCCAGCCCCGGCTCTGGCTGAGCAGGTGTTTCACACACAACTTCACTCCTGCCCCACTCTGATATCCTTCTTCTCACCTGTGTCCTTTTCACACACCCCAAATGGGGACAGGAGCCCCCCAATGCCAGGTTGGACCCCACAGACGCTCCAGGACGTGCCAGCACCCATTTCTCACATGGCAGGAGCTCatcccagctccagcacagggaAGCACCCGGgaagctccaggctcagcccaggggcacctctggcactgcagccctgcagagctcccgGATTTCCAGCACATCTGCACCACTGCCAGGAGAGCCTGGATGCTCCCAGCACGTTCCTCGTGTCAGAGAAGCTCTGGTTACCcccacacagagcccagctgcccctcagggctcACAGCCAGCCAGGAACCAAGGCTGAGCTTCACCTTGAGGCCATCGAGGTGACACTGTGGAGGTGACAGCTCAGAGAAGGGAAGttaactctgccccagcccctgtccccgtTGGTTGGTCACAGAGGAGGGACAGAGGTGACCCAGCAGCTCTGCTTGCCCAGGGACACCAGGATTCCCTCCatgggacagctctgccctggcctcCAGGGAAATGAGGGGCACAGAGCTCTCCCTGCTtggtggaaaaaaaggaaaaaaatcaggggaAGAAAGTCAAGAGATGTAAAAAGAAGACTGAGAGATTTTCTCCTGTTGTGTGCCACAGGGCTGAGCTCTGGGTGTGCAGCACGGGGAGGTGGCACAGAGGGGTGGCACAAGGAGCCACACCAGGGAGCAGCACATTCCCACTGGGAACCGCCTCCCAGCAGCCAGCAagagcagggcagagcctggGGGGCTCCGTGCACCCCTCACAGCCTCCTGAGCTGCAGAGGTGACCATCAGTGGCACGTCCAGCCTCCTGCTGACCAGCAGCACAGTGCCTGCAGCAGAACAGCCTCCCACCACCCCAGCTGTCCCAAAACCCAGGTTATCCTGGTCCCAGGTTATCCTGGCCCCAGCCATCCCAAAACCCAGGTTATCCTGGCTCCCTGCAAAGGCACAGGTAGAACCTGGCCCGGGAGGCGATGGCATCCTGCCAGCACCATCTGTCACCTCTGTGCAGACACAACCCCTgcatggggagagagagaggagcagacacagcaggcagagcccccccagccctgctgccccccagTACCTGGGTCTGGATCCTGTTGAGGCCCCGGAACCACAGGATCTGCCCCCGCCGCAGCTCCATCTCTGCGTGGTCGATCTCGTCCACGTCCTCGGGCAGCTCCTCCTCGGGGATCTCCTCCTTGGTGATGCCGTGCCCAGCCTCCTTCAGGAACTTCAGGTGGCTCGTTGGCACGGTGCAGATcagctggggacaggcagggacacagcagggacttAGCCTGAGGTCCTGGGGATGCCTCagggtttagcttttatattttttagaTTCTGAGCTGCTTtcgtgtgtgggtctgagctttgTAGTAAGGGTTGGTGAGCTCTGAGAACAGAGTAGGgaaacaaaacaattccttctctatgATCCAAATTTCAAATGGTCCAAATCTGAGGCCCTCTCTATGATCCAAATTTTAAattatccaaatctcaggcccaaaaGCATTAACAACATGGACTGAAGAgacaaaaacaagaaggatgggacttcataacctgaagctgtaactggacaattaactccaatatgcaaatggagcagaacttataaaaatgAGACACCtcacttataaaagtgagaggaaGCAGCTGAAGGACTTTCCACTAAACTCCTTttgttccctttccttttcccctttccttttccttttctctttccttttccttgtccattttgtgaccattttgggttcatcttgggttcattttgtgaccattttggttcatcctgagtgcagccctggctgggctcttgtgctgcccaaggtggatccattgaggagatcctttgaataaatcccggctttattctttagctctgtccagtccctgttctagctcagccttctcaaggcctcagctccagtgccaccagccccaggGGACACCAGGAATGTCCCTGTCACTCTGGGTGTGTCCCtctcctgctgctgggctggggaggggtatcagccccttcctaaacaccttcctaaagagctgccctgGAGAAAAACCAGGGAGAAcatggcagggagggaaggatgggGCAGGATTTTGGGGCTGGCCCTTACCTGGCCCCACAGGAGCTCTCCCACTCCAATGAAAATGCACCAGAACCACTGGGTCAGggtgagcccagagcagctgaagGGCTTCCCACCAAACTCCACGATGATGATCTGCAGGACAGGAGACAAGAGTCACATCTGGGCATGGAAAGGTCCCCTTGGGACACACCTTTCCCCCTCTCCTGGGATAACAAGAGAAGAAAGGACCTCACATCCAGGCTGGGAATTTTATGGGACACCAGAAGGAAGCAGGGACCTCATAcccaggctgggattttgggtttttaatCCATCCCATAGATTTGGACAAAATCAGAGTTTCCATGGTCTGGAAGCAATTCCAGTGGAATAATCCATGGAGCAAAGCGGAAGCCATGGAATAACCCATGTGGAATAACCCATGGAGCAAAGTGGAATAAACCATGGAATAACCCATGTGGAATAAACCATGGGGCAAAGTGGAATAAACCATGGAGCAAAGTGGAAGCCATGGAATAACCCACGTGGAATAACCCATGCAGCAAAGTAGAATAACCCATGTGGAATAACCCACGGAGCAAAGAGGAAGCCATGGAATAACCCACGTGGAATAACCCATGGAGCAAAGTGGAATAACCCATGGAATAACCCATGTGGAATAACTCATGGAGCAAAGTGGAAGCCATGGAATAACCCACGCAGAATAACCCATGGAGCAAAGTGGAACCCATGTGGAATAAGCCATGCAGAATAACCCATGGAGCAAAGTGGAAGCCATGGAATAAACCATGGAATAACCCATGTGGAATAACCCATGGAGCAAAGTGGAATAACCCATGTGGAATAACCCATGTAACAAAGTGGAAGCCATGGAATAACCCATGGAATAACCCATGTGGAATAACTCATGGAGCAAAGTGGAAGCCATGGAATAAGCCATGCAGAATAACCCATGGAGCAAAGTGGAAGCCATGGAATAAACCATGGAATAACCCATGTGGAATAACCCATGGAGCAAAGTAGAACCCATGGAATAATCCATGTGGAATAACCCATGGGGCAAAGTGGAATAACCCATGTGGAATAACCCATGGAACAAAGTGGAAGCCACAGAATCCCAGTGGAGCAAAGCAAAACCCCCGGGCTGGGGTCACCTGGGCGAAGAAGGTGCCCAGCACCACGGAGCAGAAGATGGGGTTGCGGTAGATGCCTTCGAAGACGTTCCTCTCGCCGTGGATCTTACGCGCGTTGATCTCGTTGAAGAGCTGCATCATCACGAAGGTGTTGAAGACGATGGTGTAGTGTTCGGTGGGGGGAGAGTGCAGGGGCGCGTTCCGGCCGCTGTCGATGTCGAAAAACTTCTCCcctgagcaggaaaaaaaagaggatttgGGGAAGGGAAGATGTGGGAGAGGTTTTACATCATTTCTGAGAGACAGAGAGAAGGTTGAGAAGAGGATCTGTGTTTACACCGAATGAATTTTCTGCCAAAGTCGTTGTCGTAGAATgaccaaaatgtcccaaaacagAAAccgagagagaaagaaaaaccattagaaacaaccaacagaaaccaagaaagaaagaaaaaccaatagaaacaaacaaggaaagaaaaaccaatagaaaccaagaaagaaagaaaaaacaatagaaaccaagagagaaaaaacaacagaaaaaaacaatagaaaccaagaaagaaagaaaaaccgtttccttttcccctttccctttcttcctttttctttgccttttctctttccattttccttttccttttcttcattttccctttccttttccttttctccttcccctctccttttctcctttctttctcctcttttccctgtccttttcctttttccttctcccctttccctttcctttttttccctttcctttttcccctttccattcccccttcccctctcccctctcccctcccctccctcccaggACACTCTGGCACTGCAGCTGACCTGCGAAGAGCAGGGTGAAGATGATGGTGAGCTGGTAGACGGCGTGGCccaggatgtttttcatcatggtGCGGGAGATGAGCGGCTTGTTGCGCCCGTAGGGTTTGCGCAGCAGCAGCGACTCCGACGGCGGCTCCGTGGCCAGCGCCAGCGAGGCGAACGTGTCCATGATCAGGTTCACCCACAGCATCTGCACGGCCTTCAGGGGCGAGTCCTGAGGGGGAGAATGTGTCATGCCACCAAAATAAACCTTTGTTCCCTCTGTGTTTCACTTTCCTCCTGAAAACCTCTCAAAAATTGCTCTTGGGTATTAAACACCTTCCTAAAACATTCCCAAATATTCCTTCTTTTCTCCATGGCCTTCAGGGGGGAGTCCTGGTGGTGAGAACAGTCACACCACCAAAATAAACCTTTGTTTCCTCTGTGTTTCATTTTCCTCCTGAATAGAATTCCAGAACTGCTCTAGGGTATTTAACGCCTTCCTCAAACATTCCCCAAAATTTCTCCTTTTCTCCATGGCCTTCAGGGGGGAGTCCTGAGGAGGAGAACAGTCACACCACCAAAATAAACCTTTGTTCCTTCTTTGTTTCACTTCCCTCCTGAAAACCTCTGCAAAATCACTCTTGGATATTTAACAGCTTCCTAAAACACCTCCCAAGATATTTCTTCTTTAAGACCTCCCGtgtcccacctgcccaggtgagctcacctggatGACGCAGGGACCAATGAAGGCCACGATGATGCCACCACGTCTCATACCCACCCAGGTGACATCCCCCATGTCCCACCCGCCCAGCTGAGCTCACCTGTGTGATGCAGGCACCGGTGAAGGCCACGATGACGGCCACCACGTTGACGGTGAGCTGGAACTGCAGGAACTTGGAGATGCTGTCGTAGACGTTGCGGCCCCACATGACGGCCTTGACGATGCTGGTGAAGTTGTCGTCGGTCAGGATGATGTCCGAGGCCTCCTTGGCCACGTCCGTGCCCGCGATGCCCTTGGGGACAAAGCCAGGGGTGAGGCAtggccctgcctggctctgctgcgTGCCAGGGATGTGCCCAGCAGGAAAAGCCCCTGGAGCTGGTGCCAATCCCTGCTTGGCAGGGCCAGAGCTCCAGAGCTGTCAGGGACAGGCTCTGAAGCTGCCCAGCTTTCCCAGACAGGGCCACAGTGCAAAAAAGATGGGATACAGCTGGGAAAACACCAGGAAACAGCTGGGAAATAAACAGGAAATAGCCAGAAAAGAGCTGGAAAACAGCTGGGAAAATGCCAGGAAACAGCCAGGTAAGAGATGGAAAACTGACAGGAAAACAGACAGGAAACAGCTGGGAAATAGCTGGAAAACAGACAGGAAAACAGCCAGAAAACAGACAGGAAAATAACTGGAAAACAGACCGgaaacagctgggaaacagctggaaaaaaagCTGGAAAACAGCTAGGAAAATGCCAGCAATCAGCTGGAAAATGGCTGGAAAACAGACAGGAATCAGCTGGAAAATAGACTGAGAAACGGctggaaaagagagaggaaaacagctggaaaacaggcaggaaacagctggaaaacaggcaggaaaacagctggaaaacaggcaggaaacagctggaaaacagcTGGGCAACAGCTCCCTCCTCACACCATGGACTGGCTCCATCCCGAGCTGGGCACCTCTCTCTCCAGGGAGGGAGAGCTCAGCCCGGAGGTTTCTGCCCTCGCCCAGGCtgagagcagccccacagcttccccaaaatccccaaaaatcccccaaaatccctgtcaGGATCTCCAGGGCAGCGGGTCAGGCTGCGTTTCCCAGAGCCGGCACAGCGAGGCGCTCGCCCCGCAGGGATTCCATGCAGGAATTCCGAGCCCTGCCCAAAACGAGCCCAGTCCCGGATTCCCCAGATCCCAATCCCTCCTCAAAGGGGAAATCTCTGCCTGTTGCAGCACATGGGGTTCAGGGTTTAAGGGAACagccttccctgcttctggaattGTGTTTGGATGTTCAGCACATTCCTAAAAACacttcccaaaaatctctcatTTTCTCCCCACCCAGCTCCTGCTCATGTCTCTAAATTAATCCCCAGGGAACCTGTTAAAAACAACAGGTTTATTTCCCTGCTTCTTTCAGACAGGATAAAAAGGCACCAAACCAGAGTTTTCCCCCATAAATCAATTCCCAAAGCCTGATCCAGCACTGTGCCTGGAATTGGGGTGAAAAGCTGCAGGAAAAACCAAATCCTGGGGCTCCCATGGCTCTCCTGGATCCAGCAGAGACACCAGGACAGGGCAGGTCCAAGGAATTCCCAACCCCTTTCTCACAGCCCTACACGGCTCAAACTCAAACCCAACACCCTAATCAAAtccctttttgggtttttagCCCATACATCTGGATCAGAGTTCCCATGGTCTGGAAGCAATCCCATGGAGTAAAGGAAAACCCCCAGGCTGGTCCTACCATGGCAAACCCAACATCTGCTTTCTTCAGGGCTGGGCCATCGTTGGTGCCGTCCCCTGTCACAGCCACCACCTGCCTCTGGTCACCCACGGTGCTGTCGATGATTCCTGTGGTGGAAACGAGAAATTAAACCCCAAGGGAAGGATCCCAGCCTGGATCAGGCTGGAAAACTCCAGGGAGGAGCCCCTGTAGAGGGGCAGTGCCCACCTTTCACCAGGGTGTGCTTGTCTGTGGGAGAGGAACGTGCCAGCACCCGCAGCTTGGGCCAGATCttgtccagctgctcctgctccacctACAGGACCAGGAAAAGGGAAATTATTCCACCCCAGGAATCTTGTGTCCCACCAGAGAGCAAATcccagctgggatggggcagaggcttTACCCAAAACGCTGCTGAGCAACCCAGCAGCTTCCTGATGCAAGGGAATGAGGGAAACCCAGCAGGATCTGGAAaacccagcaggatttgggaaaGACATCAGGATTTGGGAAATTCCAACAGGATTTGGGAAACCCAGCAAGATTCTGAAAACCCATTGGGATTTGGGAAACCCATTGGGATTTGGAAAATCTAGCAGGATCTGCAAAATCCAGCAAGATCCTGAAAACCCCTCAGGATTTAGGGAACCCCTCAGGATTTGGGAAACCCATCAGGATTCAGAAAACTCATCAGGATTCAGAAACCCATAAGGATTTAGAAAACCCCTCCAGATTTTGGAAACACATTAGGATTCTGAAAACCCAGCAAGATCCTGAAAACCCCTCAGGATTTGGGAAACCCTTCAGGATTTGGAAAACCCGTCAGGATTCAGAAAACCCATCATGATTCAGAAAACCCAGTATGATTCGGGAAACCCTACAGCATTTAGGAAACCCTTCAGGATTCAGAAAACCCCTCAGGATTCAGGAAACCCCTCAGGATTGAGGAAATCCCTTAGGATTTAGGAAATCCCTCAGGATTTAGGAAACCCCTCAGGATTGAGGAAATCCCTTAGGATTTAGGAAATCCCTCAGGATTTAGGAAATCCCTCAGGATTTAGGGAACCCCTCAGGATTTAGGGAACCCCTCAGGATTGAGGAAATCCCTCAGGATTTAGGAAACCCCTCAGGATTTAGGAAATCCCTCAGGATTTAGGAAAACCCCTCAGGATTGAGGAAATCCCTCAGGATTTAGGAAACCcctgaggatttggggttttgcagctgtcccacctctccctTCTCGTTGCGGATCAGGCGGTTGAACTCCTTCCCCTCGAGGCACAGGAAGTCCTCCCCGGGCAGCAGGATGCCACACTTGGTGGCGATGGCACGGGCAGTGTTGATGTTGTCCCCTGTCACCATGCGGACGGTGATGCCGGCACGCTGGCACTTCAGGATGGCAtcgggcacctggggacagggacagcgacgGGGTTGGCACTGGGAATGCCAGGAGTGAGGCAGCTCCTCATGCCTAAAAGGATCCAGAGAGGGCTCTGGAGGGGTGGGGGAGCTGCATCTGCCACCCCAAAGGGAAGGGACCTCAATGCCACCTTGCTGCCACCTCACTGTCACCTCCCTGGGGCTCCCATGGCTCTCCTGGATCCACCAGGAGAGACAACAGGACAGGGCAGGTCCCTGCTCCAAAGAATTCCCAACCCCACGCTCACAGCCCTACACGGCCTTTCCTCCCTTCCAAAGGCAAGGGATCTCACTGCCACCTTGCTGTCACCTCACTGTCACCTCCCTGGGGCTGCATCTGCCACCCCAAAGGGAAGGGACCTTGCTGCCACCTTGCTGTCACCTTCCTGGGGTTCCCATGGCTCTCCTGAATCCAGCAGAGACACCAGGACAGGGCAGGTCCCTGCTCCAAAGAATTCCCaaccctctgctcacagccctacACAGCTTTTCCTCCCTTCCAAAATGAAGGGACCTCACTGCCACCTCACTGCCACCTCACTGTCACCTCCCTGGATGACAAGGCATGGCCAGGCCGTCCATAAAAGCAGGAATCTCATCCCCTCCCACCCCACTAATGGGTTTATCCATCAGGGAAGAGAGGAAATTGGAGTGAGCAATGAGCAAATCGAATCAGgagcctccagagctgctgcagccggGGGATGTGTAATGCAATTCCCAGATTGCCAGATCCCTGAACATCTCATCAGGGACCAGGGGAGCAGGGGGAGAGCTCCAGACTGCATCcagaggcagggatggggcattatTGCATTAGCCCAGCACACAGCTCCGAGGGAAAAccagccccaggagcacagggATTCTTCCTGCCTGTTTCCATCCACCTTTGGTGCAGCACAGACCCCAAGgattgggaattttgggtggGAACACAGTGCCATGGTGTTGTTTTGTCCAAAAATGGGAGAGAAATGCCCACAGCAGAgatgggcacagaggagctgctggaattccttgggggcaaagcagggagagctgctggaaTTCCTTGGGGCAATATcagggatgggcacagaggagctgctggaattGCTGAGGGGAACAccagggatggacactggggaGCTGTGGATGTGGTGATAGGAATGTGCTGAGTGGTTTTTGGGTGGATGTTCCTTGGGGAAACaccagggatggacacaggggaGCTGCTGGAATTTCTTGGGGAAAtttcagggatgggcacagggaaacTGGTGGAATTCCTTGGGGtacagcagggatgggcacaggggaaTTGCTGGAATCATTTGGGGGCACAGAGGAACTGctggaattcacagaatcacagaataatgaggttggaagagacctctaagatcaacgagtccaacctatgccctaacacctcaactagactaatccaccaagtgccatgtccagtctttttttaaacacattggggacacagaggagctgctggaattCCTTGGGGAAACATCAGGGATGTGAACAGGGGAACTGCTGGAGTTCCTGAGGggatcccagccctgagcagcaggaAAAGGGCCAGGAACAGCCCAGGCCAGGGGGATTTGGTACCTCGGGCCGTACGGGATCCTCGATCCCCACCACAGCGATGCAGGTCAGGTCAGACAGGATTTCACTCTCGTTGTCCCAGTCGGGCTCTGCACCCGCAGGGAAGTCCCGGAATGCCAGGCAGATGGTCCTGAGTCCGTGGCAGGCCATGGGCTCGATCACCTTCTTCACCATCTCGTCCCTGTCCTTCACCTTGAACACGCGCGGCTCGCCGTTCTTGTCCAGGATCTTGGTGCACCTGAGGGGACACGGAGGTGAGGCATTGTCACATTTCTGGCACCCCATCCACAAAAAAAGGGGCTGTTCCTTTTTCACAGCCCACTCCAGATTTCCTAAATCCACCCAAAAATTGCTCAGCACATTCCTGTCATCCCATCTATAGAAGGGACACACCCCCCTTTCCACAGCTCTCTCCAGATTTCCTAAATCCATCCAAAAACCACCCAGCACATTCCTGGCACCCCATCTACAAAAAGGAGCTGTCCCTTTTTCAATGCACCCTCCAGATTTCCTAAATCTACCCAAAAACCACTTGGCAACATTCCTGGCACCCCATCCACAAAAAAAGGGGGCATTCCTCTTCCACAACCCACTCCAACtttcccaaacccacccaaaaactACTTGACATATTCCCAGCACCCCATCTACAAGAAGGTGCTGTCCCTTTTCCACAGCCCCCTCCAACTTTCCCAAACCCATTCCTGGCACCCTGTATGGACACCCCCTTTCCctccagctttcccaaaccccactgggcagctcccagcacccgCCCCATGCCCCCTTGCCCCGTGGGATGCCCAGGAAtgcccggggccggggcagcagcAGGATTTACTTGCGCAGGATGATCTCAGAGGCGCCCTTGCTGTACATGCGGAAGCCGCCGCCGCTGTTCCTCAGCACCGTGCTCATGGACTTGCGCACAGAGTTGAAGGTGTAGACCTgatttgtgggggaaaaaaaccccaaaatttaacTCCATAACTTGTAAATATGTAAAGCTGGTGTGTTTACTACAGCCCTGAATGCGTGTGAGGTCATTCCTCCTAAAGGACAGCCCCAGAGAATTCCCAAACCTTTTTTATCCCCCTTACTTGTATGTATGcagaatttcacaataggtttatGTATATTCATTTTAGGTCCATATAGGTTCTACAGGTCCTATTCATTATAGGTTTATGTATATTCATTATAGGTTCATATAGGTTCTATAGGTCATATTCATTATAGGTTTATGTATATTCATTTTAGGTCCCTATAGGTTCTACAGGTCCTATTCATTATAGGTTTATGTATATTCATTTTAGGTCCATATAGGTGCTATAGGTCCTATTCATTATAGGTCCATATAGGTTCTTTAGGTCCTAGTCATTATAGGTTTATGTATATTCCTTATTGGTTCATACAGGTGCTATAGGTCCTCTTCATTATAAGTTTATGTATATTCATTATAGGTTCATATAGGTTCTTTAGGTCCTATTCATTGTAGGTTTATGCATATTCATTATAGGTTCATACAGGTTCTATAGGTCCTATTCATTATAGGTTTATGCATATTCATTATAGGTTCTATAGGTCCTATTCATTATAGGTTCATATAGATGCTATAGGTGCTATTCATTATAGGTTTATGTATATTCATTATAGGTTCATATAGGTTTTATAGGTCCTATTCATTATAGGTTTATGCATATTCATTATAGGTTCTATAGGTTCCATTCATTATAGGTTTATGCATATTAATTATAGGTTCTAT from Melospiza melodia melodia isolate bMelMel2 chromosome 28, bMelMel2.pri, whole genome shotgun sequence includes the following:
- the ATP2B4 gene encoding plasma membrane calcium-transporting ATPase 4 isoform X5 — translated: MTNNVADHHPGNSVAEGSHEGDFGCSLVELRNLMELRSAEAVARINDSYGGVQNVCKRLKTSPVEGLSGNPTDLEKRRQAFGQNFIPPKKAKTFLQLVWEALQDVTLIILEIAAIISLGLSFYHPPGGDNELCGQSTGGVEDEGESQAGWIEGAAILFSVIIVVLVTAFNDWSKEKQFRGLQSRIEQEQKFTVIRKGQVIQIPVAEIVVGDIAQIKYGDLLPADGILIQGNDLKIDESSLTGESDQVKKSMDKDPMLLSGTHVMEGSGRMVVTAVGINSQTGIIFTLLGAGGEGDEEKKVKKGKKGGAPENRNKAKTQDGVALEIQPLKSQEGVENEEKEKKKAKVPKKEKSVLQGKLTRLAVQIGKAGLIMSAITVIILVLYFVIDTFGVQKRPWLAECTPIYIQYFVKFFIIGVTVLVVAVPEGLPLAVTISLAYSVKKMMKDNNLVRHLDACETMGNATAICSDKTGTLTMNRMTVVQAYVGDTHYRQIPDPEAILPKTLDLIVHGVAINSAYTSKILPPEKEGGLPRQVGNKTECALLGFVLDLKQDYQAVRNEVPEEKLYKVYTFNSVRKSMSTVLRNSGGGFRMYSKGASEIILRKCTKILDKNGEPRVFKVKDRDEMVKKVIEPMACHGLRTICLAFRDFPAGAEPDWDNESEILSDLTCIAVVGIEDPVRPEVPDAILKCQRAGITVRMVTGDNINTARAIATKCGILLPGEDFLCLEGKEFNRLIRNEKGEVEQEQLDKIWPKLRVLARSSPTDKHTLVKGIIDSTVGDQRQVVAVTGDGTNDGPALKKADVGFAMGIAGTDVAKEASDIILTDDNFTSIVKAVMWGRNVYDSISKFLQFQLTVNVVAVIVAFTGACITQDSPLKAVQMLWVNLIMDTFASLALATEPPSESLLLRKPYGRNKPLISRTMMKNILGHAVYQLTIIFTLLFAGEKFFDIDSGRNAPLHSPPTEHYTIVFNTFVMMQLFNEINARKIHGERNVFEGIYRNPIFCSVVLGTFFAQIIIVEFGGKPFSCSGLTLTQWFWCIFIGVGELLWGQLICTVPTSHLKFLKEAGHGITKEEIPEEELPEDVDEIDHAEMELRRGQILWFRGLNRIQTQMDVVYTFQTGASSLQGALRRQPSIVSQHHDVKNVSSPTHVALSSVNSTPTTSAVAAAASPPAGNQSGECVP
- the ATP2B4 gene encoding plasma membrane calcium-transporting ATPase 4 isoform X6, with amino-acid sequence MTNNVADHHPGNSVAEGSHEGDFGCSLVELRNLMELRSAEAVARINDSYGGVQNVCKRLKTSPVEGLSGNPTDLEKRRQAFGQNFIPPKKAKTFLQLVWEALQDVTLIILEIAAIISLGLSFYHPPGGDNELCGQSTGGVEDEGESQAGWIEGAAILFSVIIVVLVTAFNDWSKEKQFRGLQSRIEQEQKFTVIRKGQVIQIPVAEIVVGDIAQIKYGDLLPADGILIQGNDLKIDESSLTGESDQVKKSMDKDPMLLSGTHVMEGSGRMVVTAVGINSQTGIIFTLLGAGGEGDEEKKVKKAKTQDGVALEIQPLKSQEGVENEEKEKKKAKVPKKEKSVLQGKLTRLAVQIGKAGLIMSAITVIILVLYFVIDTFGVQKRPWLAECTPIYIQYFVKFFIIGVTVLVVAVPEGLPLAVTISLAYSVKKMMKDNNLVRHLDACETMGNATAICSDKTGTLTMNRMTVVQAYVGDTHYRQIPDPEAILPKTLDLIVHGVAINSAYTSKILPPEKEGGLPRQVGNKTECALLGFVLDLKQDYQAVRNEVPEEKLYKVYTFNSVRKSMSTVLRNSGGGFRMYSKGASEIILRKCTKILDKNGEPRVFKVKDRDEMVKKVIEPMACHGLRTICLAFRDFPAGAEPDWDNESEILSDLTCIAVVGIEDPVRPEVPDAILKCQRAGITVRMVTGDNINTARAIATKCGILLPGEDFLCLEGKEFNRLIRNEKGEVEQEQLDKIWPKLRVLARSSPTDKHTLVKGIIDSTVGDQRQVVAVTGDGTNDGPALKKADVGFAMGIAGTDVAKEASDIILTDDNFTSIVKAVMWGRNVYDSISKFLQFQLTVNVVAVIVAFTGACITQDSPLKAVQMLWVNLIMDTFASLALATEPPSESLLLRKPYGRNKPLISRTMMKNILGHAVYQLTIIFTLLFAGEKFFDIDSGRNAPLHSPPTEHYTIVFNTFVMMQLFNEINARKIHGERNVFEGIYRNPIFCSVVLGTFFAQIIIVEFGGKPFSCSGLTLTQWFWCIFIGVGELLWGQLICTVPTSHLKFLKEAGHGITKEEIPEEELPEDVDEIDHAEMELRRGQILWFRGLNRIQTQMDVVYTFQTGASSLQGALRRQPSIVSQHHDVKNVSSPTHVALSSVNSTPTTSAVAAAASPPAGNQSGECVP